A genome region from Pan paniscus chromosome 17, NHGRI_mPanPan1-v2.0_pri, whole genome shotgun sequence includes the following:
- the SALL3 gene encoding sal-like protein 3 isoform X1, with the protein MSRRKQAKPQHLKSDEELLPPDGAPEHAAPGEGAEDADSGPESRSGGEETSVCEKCCAEFFKWADFLEHQRSCTKLPPVLIVHEDAPAPPPEDFPEPSPASSPSERAESEAAEEAGAEGAEGEARPVEKEAEPMDAEPAGDTRAPRPPPAAPAPPTPAYGAPSTNVTLEALLSTKVAVAQFSQGARAAGGSGAGGGVAAAAVPLILEQLMALQQQQIHQLQLIEQIRSQVALMQRPPPRPSLSPAAAPSAPGPAPSQLPGLAALPLSAGAPAAATAGSGPAAPAAFEGAQPLSRPESGASTPGGPAEPSAPAAPAPAAPAPAPAPQSAASSQPQSASTPPALAPGSLLGAAPGLPSPLLPQTSASGVIFPNPLVSIAATANALDPLSALMKHRKGKPPNVSVFEPKASAEDPFFKHKCRFCAKVFGSDSALQIHLRSHTGERPFKCNICGNRFSTKGNLKVHFQRHKEKYPHIQMNPYPVPEYLDNVPTCSGIPYGMSLPPEKPVTTWLDSKPVLPTVPTSVGLQLPPTVPGAHGYADSPSATPASRSPQRPSPASSECASLSPGLNHVESGVSATAESPQPLLSGPPLTKAEPVSLPCTNTRAGDAPVGAQASAAPTSVDGAPTSLGSPGLPAVSEQFKAQFPFGGLLDSMQTSETSKLQQLVENIDKKMTDPNQCVICHRVLSCQSALKMHYRTHTGERPFKCKICGRAFTTKGNLKTHFGVHRAKPPLRVQHSCPICQKKFTNAVVLQQHIRMHMGGQIPNTPLPEGFQDAMDSELAYDDKNAETLSSYDDDMDENSMEDDAELKDAASDPAKPLLSYAGSCPPSPPSVISSIAALENQMKMIDSVMSCQQLTGLKSVENGSGESDRLSNDSSSAVGDLESRSAGSPALSESSSSQALSPAPSNGESFRSKSPGLGAPEEPQEIPLKTERPDSPGPAPGSGGAPGRAGIKEEAPFSLLFLSRERGKCPSTVCGVCGKPFACKSALEIHYRSHTKERPFVCALCRRGCSTMGNLKQHLLTHRLKELPSQLFDPNFALGPSQSTPSLISSAAPTMIKMEVNGHGKAMALGEGPPLPAGVQVPAGPQTVMGPGLAPMLAPPPRRTPKQHNCQSCGKTFSSASALQIHERTHTGEKPFGCTICGRAFTTKGNLKVHMGTHMWNNAPARRGRRLSVENPMALLGGDALKFSEMFQKDLAARAMNVDPSFWNQYAAAITNGLAMKNNEISVIQNGGIPQLPVSLGGSALPPLGTMASGMDKARTGSSPPIVSLDKASSETAASRPFTRFIEDNKEIGIN; encoded by the exons CCGCCCCGGGGGAAGGTGCGGAGGACGCAGACAGCGGGCCCGAGAGCCGCAGCGGGGGCGAGGAGACCAGCGTGTGCGAGAAATGCTGCGCCGAGTTCTTCAAGTGGGCGGACTTCCTGGAGCACCAGCGGAGCTGCACCAAGCTCCCGCCCGTGCTGATCGTGCACGAGGACGCGCCCGCGCCGCCCCCCGAGGACTTCCCCGAGCCTTCGCCCGCCAGCTCCCCCAGCGAGCGCGCCGAAAGCGAGGCGGCCGAGGAGGCGGGTGCGGAGGGCGCGGAGGGCGAGGCCAGGCCGGTGGAGAAGGAGGCCGAGCCCATGGACGCGGAACCCGCGGGGGACACGCGCGCGCCCCGACCCCCGCCTGCGGCCCCTGCACCCCCAACGCCCGCCTACGGCGCGCCCAGCACCAACGTGACCCTGGAGGCGCTGCTGAGCACCAAGGTGGCGGTGGCGCAGTTCTCGCAGGGCGCGCGCGCGGCGGGCGGCTCGGGCGCAGGTGGCGGCGTGGCAGCTGCAGCCGTGCCCCTGATCCTGGAACAGCTCATggccctgcagcagcagcagatcCACCAGCTGCAGCTCATCGAGCAGATCCGCAGCCAGGTGGCCCTCATGCAGCGCCCGCCGCCGCGGCCCTCACTCAGCCCCGCGGCCGCCCCGAGCGCACCGGGCCCAGCCCCCAGCCAGCTGCCCGGGCTGGCCGCGCTCCCGCTGTCGGCCGGGGCCCCTGCCGCCGCCACCGCGGGCTCGGGCCCCGCCGCCCCGGCCGCCTTCGAGGGCGCACAGCCGCTGTCCCGACCCGAGTCTGGCGCCAGCACCCCCGGCGGCCCTGCCGAGCCCAGCGCGCCCGCCGCCCCTGCCCCCGCTGCCCCCGCCCCGGCACCAGCGCCGCAGAGCGCGGCCTCGTCGCAGCCGCAGAGCGCATCTACGCCGCCTGCCCTGGCCCCGGGGTCCCTGCTGGGCGCGGCGCCCGGCCTGCCAAGTCCGCTTCTACCTCAGACCTCCGCCAGCGGCGTCATCTTCCCCAACCCTCTGGTCAGCATCGCGGCCACGGCCAACGCTCTGGACCCGCTGTCCGCGCTCATGAAGCACCGCAAGGGCAAGCCGCCCAATGTGTCAGTGTTCGAGCCCAAGGCCAGCGCCGAGGACCCGTTCTTCAAGCACAAATGCCGCTTCTGCGCCAAGGTCTTCGGCAGCGACAGCGCGCTCCAGATCCACCTGCGCTCGCACACAGGCGAGCGGCCCTTCAAGTGCAACATCTGCGGGAACCGCTTCTCCACCAAAGGCAACCTGAAGGTGCATTTCCAGAGGCACAAGGAGAAGTACCCCCACATCCAGATGAACCCTTACCCGGTCCCCGAGTACCTGGACAACGTGCCCACCTGCTCGGGCATCCCCTACGGCATGTCGCTGCCCCCCGAGAAGCCCGTGACCACCTGGCTGGACAGCAAGCCTGTGCTGCCCACCGTGCCCACGTCCGTGGGGCTGCAACTGCCGCCCACTGTCCCTGGTGCGCACGGCTACGCGGACTCTCCCAGCGCCACCCCAGCCAGCCGCTCCCCGCAGAGGCCCTCGCCCGCCTCCAGCGAGTGCGCCTCCTTGTCCCCAGGCCTCAACCACGTGGAGTCCGGCGTGTCGGCCACCGCCGAGTCCCCACAGCCGCTCCTCAGCGGGCCGCCCCTCACTAAAGCCGAGCCCGTCAGCCTGCCCTGCACCAACACCAGGGCCGGGGACGCTCCCGTGGGCGCGCAGGCCAGCGCTGCACCCACATCGGTGGACGGCGCACCCACGAGCCTCGGCAGCCCCGGGCTGCCCGCCGTCTCCGAGCAGTTCAAGGCCCAGTTTCCGTTCGGGGGGCTGCTAGACTCGATGCAAACGTCGGAAACCTCGAAGCTGCAGCAGCTGGTGGAGAACATCGACAAGAAGATGACGGACCCGAACCAGTGCGTCATCTGCCACCGGGTGCTGAGCTGCCAGAGCGCGCTGAAGATGCACTACCGGACGCACACGGGGGAGCGGCCGTTCAAGTGCAAAATCTGCGGCCGCGCCTTCACCACCAAGGGCAACCTCAAGACGCACTTCGGCGTGCACCGTGCAAAGCCGCCCCTGCGCGTGCAGCACTCCTGCCCCATCTGCCAGAAGAAGTTCACCAACGCCGTGGTCCTGCAGCAGCACATTCGCATGCACATGGGTGGCCAGATCCCCAACACGCCGCTGCCGGAGGGCTTCCAGGATGCCATGGACTCCGAGCTGGCCTACGACGACAAGAACGCGGAGACCCTGAGCAGCTACGATGACGACATGGACGAGAACTCCATGGAGGACGACGCTGAGCTGAAGGACGCGGCCAGCGACCCGGCCAAGCCACTCCTGTCCTACGCGGGGTCCTGCCCGCCGTCCCCGCCCTCGGTCATCTCCAGCATTGCCGCCCTGGAGAACCAGATGAAGATGATCGACTCGGTCATGAGCTGCCAGCAGCTGACCGGCCTCAAGTCCGTGGAGAATGGGTCCGGGGAGAGTGACCGCCTGAGCAACGACTCCTCGTCGGCCGTGGGCGACCTGGAGAGCCGCAGCGCGGGCAGCCCCGCCCTGTCCGAGTCCTCGTCCTCGCAGGCCCTGTCGCCGGCCCCCAGCAATGGTGAGAGCTTCCGCTCCAAGTCCCCGGGCCTGGGCGCCCCGGAGGAGCCCCAGGAAATCCCACTCAAGACCGAGAGGCCGGACAGCCCGGGCCCCGCCCCGGGCAGCGGAGGCGCCCCTGGCCGCGCGGGCATCAAGGAGGAGGCGCCCTTCAGCCTGCTGTTCCTGAGCAGGGAGCGGGGTAAGTGTCCCAGCactgtgtgtggtgtctgtggcaAGCCTTTTGCTTGCAAGAGCGCGTTGGAAATCCACTACCGCAGCCATACTAAGGAGCGGCCGTTCGTCTGCGCGCTCTGCAGGCGAGGGTGCTCCACTATGGGTAATTTAAAACAGCACTTACTGACACACAGATTGAAAGAGCTGCCTTCTCAGTTATTTGACCCCAACTTTGCTCTAGGTCCCAGCCAAAGCACTCCTAGCCTGATCTCCAGCGCCGCACCCACCATGATCAAAATGGAAGTGAATGGTCACGGCAAGGCCATGGCGCTGGGCGAGGGTCCCCCGCTGCCCGCTGGCGTCCAGGTCCCCGCCGGGCCTCAGACAGTGATGGGCCCGGGCCTGGCGCCCATGCTGGCCCCCCCGCCGCGCCGGACGCCCAAGCAGCACAACTGCCAGTCGTGCGGGAAGACCTTCTCCTCGGCCAGCGCCCTGCAGATCCATGAGCGCACGCACACCGGCGAGAAGCCGTTCGGCTGCACCATCTGCGGCCGGGCCTTCACCACTAAGGGCAACCTCAAG GTGCACATGGGGACACACATGTGGAATAACGCCCCCGCGAGACGCGGCCGCCGCCTGTCTGTGGAGAACCCCATGGCTCTCCTAGGGGGTGATGCCCTGAAGTTCTCTGAAATGTTCCAGAAGGACCTGGCCGCTCGGGCAATGAACGTCGACCCCAGTTTTTGGAACCAGTATGCTGCAGCCATCACTAACGGGCTCGCCATGAAGAACAACGAGATCTCCGTCATCCAGAACGGCGGCATCCCCCAGCTCCCCGTGAGTCTTGGGGGCAGCGCCCTCCCCCCTCTGGGCACCATGGCCAGTGGGATGGACAAAGCACGCACTGGCAGTAGCCCACCCATCGTCAGCTTGGACAAAGCAAGCTCAGAAACAGCAGCCAGCCGCCCATTCACGCGGTTTATCGAGGATAACAAGGAGATTGGTATCAACTAG
- the SALL3 gene encoding sal-like protein 3 isoform X3, with the protein MSRRKQAKPQHLKSDEELLPPDGAPEHAAPGEGAEDADSGPESRSGGEETSVCEKCCAEFFKWADFLEHQRSCTKLPPVLIVHEDAPAPPPEDFPEPSPASSPSERAESEAAEEAGAEGAEGEARPVEKEAEPMDAEPAGDTRAPRPPPAAPAPPTPAYGAPSTNVTLEALLSTKVAVAQFSQGARAAGGSGAGGGVAAAAVPLILEQLMALQQQQIHQLQLIEQIRSQVALMQRPPPRPSLSPAAAPSAPGPAPSQLPGLAALPLSAGAPAAATAGSGPAAPAAFEGAQPLSRPESGASTPGGPAEPSAPAAPAPAAPAPAPAPQSAASSQPQSASTPPALAPGSLLGAAPGLPSPLLPQTSASGVIFPNPLVSIAATANALDPLSALMKHRKGKPPNVSVFEPKASAEDPFFKHKCRFCAKVFGSDSALQIHLRSHTGERPFKCNICGNRFSTKGNLKVHFQRHKEKYPHIQMNPYPVPEYLDNVPTCSGIPYGMSLPPEKPVTTWLDSKPVLPTVPTSVGLQLPPTVPGAHGYADSPSATPASRSPQRPSPASSECASLSPGLNHVESGVSATAESPQPLLSGPPLTKAEPVSLPCTNTRAGDAPVGAQASAAPTSVDGAPTSLGSPGLPAVSEQFKAQFPFGGLLDSMQTSETSKLQQLVENIDKKMTDPNQCVICHRVLSCQSALKMHYRTHTGERPFKCKICGRAFTTKGNLKTHFGVHRAKPPLRVQHSCPICQKKFTNAVVLQQHIRMHMGGQIPNTPLPEGFQDAMDSELAYDDKNAETLSSYDDDMDENSMEDDAELKDAASDPAKPLLSYAGSCPPSPPSVISSIAALENQMKMIDSVMSCQQLTGLKSVENGSGESDRLSNDSSSAVGDLESRSAGSPALSESSSSQALSPAPSNGESFRSKSPGLGAPEEPQEIPLKTERPDSPGPAPGSGGAPGRAGIKEEAPFSLLFLSRERGPSQSTPSLISSAAPTMIKMEVNGHGKAMALGEGPPLPAGVQVPAGPQTVMGPGLAPMLAPPPRRTPKQHNCQSCGKTFSSASALQIHERTHTGEKPFGCTICGRAFTTKGNLK; encoded by the exons CCGCCCCGGGGGAAGGTGCGGAGGACGCAGACAGCGGGCCCGAGAGCCGCAGCGGGGGCGAGGAGACCAGCGTGTGCGAGAAATGCTGCGCCGAGTTCTTCAAGTGGGCGGACTTCCTGGAGCACCAGCGGAGCTGCACCAAGCTCCCGCCCGTGCTGATCGTGCACGAGGACGCGCCCGCGCCGCCCCCCGAGGACTTCCCCGAGCCTTCGCCCGCCAGCTCCCCCAGCGAGCGCGCCGAAAGCGAGGCGGCCGAGGAGGCGGGTGCGGAGGGCGCGGAGGGCGAGGCCAGGCCGGTGGAGAAGGAGGCCGAGCCCATGGACGCGGAACCCGCGGGGGACACGCGCGCGCCCCGACCCCCGCCTGCGGCCCCTGCACCCCCAACGCCCGCCTACGGCGCGCCCAGCACCAACGTGACCCTGGAGGCGCTGCTGAGCACCAAGGTGGCGGTGGCGCAGTTCTCGCAGGGCGCGCGCGCGGCGGGCGGCTCGGGCGCAGGTGGCGGCGTGGCAGCTGCAGCCGTGCCCCTGATCCTGGAACAGCTCATggccctgcagcagcagcagatcCACCAGCTGCAGCTCATCGAGCAGATCCGCAGCCAGGTGGCCCTCATGCAGCGCCCGCCGCCGCGGCCCTCACTCAGCCCCGCGGCCGCCCCGAGCGCACCGGGCCCAGCCCCCAGCCAGCTGCCCGGGCTGGCCGCGCTCCCGCTGTCGGCCGGGGCCCCTGCCGCCGCCACCGCGGGCTCGGGCCCCGCCGCCCCGGCCGCCTTCGAGGGCGCACAGCCGCTGTCCCGACCCGAGTCTGGCGCCAGCACCCCCGGCGGCCCTGCCGAGCCCAGCGCGCCCGCCGCCCCTGCCCCCGCTGCCCCCGCCCCGGCACCAGCGCCGCAGAGCGCGGCCTCGTCGCAGCCGCAGAGCGCATCTACGCCGCCTGCCCTGGCCCCGGGGTCCCTGCTGGGCGCGGCGCCCGGCCTGCCAAGTCCGCTTCTACCTCAGACCTCCGCCAGCGGCGTCATCTTCCCCAACCCTCTGGTCAGCATCGCGGCCACGGCCAACGCTCTGGACCCGCTGTCCGCGCTCATGAAGCACCGCAAGGGCAAGCCGCCCAATGTGTCAGTGTTCGAGCCCAAGGCCAGCGCCGAGGACCCGTTCTTCAAGCACAAATGCCGCTTCTGCGCCAAGGTCTTCGGCAGCGACAGCGCGCTCCAGATCCACCTGCGCTCGCACACAGGCGAGCGGCCCTTCAAGTGCAACATCTGCGGGAACCGCTTCTCCACCAAAGGCAACCTGAAGGTGCATTTCCAGAGGCACAAGGAGAAGTACCCCCACATCCAGATGAACCCTTACCCGGTCCCCGAGTACCTGGACAACGTGCCCACCTGCTCGGGCATCCCCTACGGCATGTCGCTGCCCCCCGAGAAGCCCGTGACCACCTGGCTGGACAGCAAGCCTGTGCTGCCCACCGTGCCCACGTCCGTGGGGCTGCAACTGCCGCCCACTGTCCCTGGTGCGCACGGCTACGCGGACTCTCCCAGCGCCACCCCAGCCAGCCGCTCCCCGCAGAGGCCCTCGCCCGCCTCCAGCGAGTGCGCCTCCTTGTCCCCAGGCCTCAACCACGTGGAGTCCGGCGTGTCGGCCACCGCCGAGTCCCCACAGCCGCTCCTCAGCGGGCCGCCCCTCACTAAAGCCGAGCCCGTCAGCCTGCCCTGCACCAACACCAGGGCCGGGGACGCTCCCGTGGGCGCGCAGGCCAGCGCTGCACCCACATCGGTGGACGGCGCACCCACGAGCCTCGGCAGCCCCGGGCTGCCCGCCGTCTCCGAGCAGTTCAAGGCCCAGTTTCCGTTCGGGGGGCTGCTAGACTCGATGCAAACGTCGGAAACCTCGAAGCTGCAGCAGCTGGTGGAGAACATCGACAAGAAGATGACGGACCCGAACCAGTGCGTCATCTGCCACCGGGTGCTGAGCTGCCAGAGCGCGCTGAAGATGCACTACCGGACGCACACGGGGGAGCGGCCGTTCAAGTGCAAAATCTGCGGCCGCGCCTTCACCACCAAGGGCAACCTCAAGACGCACTTCGGCGTGCACCGTGCAAAGCCGCCCCTGCGCGTGCAGCACTCCTGCCCCATCTGCCAGAAGAAGTTCACCAACGCCGTGGTCCTGCAGCAGCACATTCGCATGCACATGGGTGGCCAGATCCCCAACACGCCGCTGCCGGAGGGCTTCCAGGATGCCATGGACTCCGAGCTGGCCTACGACGACAAGAACGCGGAGACCCTGAGCAGCTACGATGACGACATGGACGAGAACTCCATGGAGGACGACGCTGAGCTGAAGGACGCGGCCAGCGACCCGGCCAAGCCACTCCTGTCCTACGCGGGGTCCTGCCCGCCGTCCCCGCCCTCGGTCATCTCCAGCATTGCCGCCCTGGAGAACCAGATGAAGATGATCGACTCGGTCATGAGCTGCCAGCAGCTGACCGGCCTCAAGTCCGTGGAGAATGGGTCCGGGGAGAGTGACCGCCTGAGCAACGACTCCTCGTCGGCCGTGGGCGACCTGGAGAGCCGCAGCGCGGGCAGCCCCGCCCTGTCCGAGTCCTCGTCCTCGCAGGCCCTGTCGCCGGCCCCCAGCAATGGTGAGAGCTTCCGCTCCAAGTCCCCGGGCCTGGGCGCCCCGGAGGAGCCCCAGGAAATCCCACTCAAGACCGAGAGGCCGGACAGCCCGGGCCCCGCCCCGGGCAGCGGAGGCGCCCCTGGCCGCGCGGGCATCAAGGAGGAGGCGCCCTTCAGCCTGCTGTTCCTGAGCAGGGAGCGGG GTCCCAGCCAAAGCACTCCTAGCCTGATCTCCAGCGCCGCACCCACCATGATCAAAATGGAAGTGAATGGTCACGGCAAGGCCATGGCGCTGGGCGAGGGTCCCCCGCTGCCCGCTGGCGTCCAGGTCCCCGCCGGGCCTCAGACAGTGATGGGCCCGGGCCTGGCGCCCATGCTGGCCCCCCCGCCGCGCCGGACGCCCAAGCAGCACAACTGCCAGTCGTGCGGGAAGACCTTCTCCTCGGCCAGCGCCCTGCAGATCCATGAGCGCACGCACACCGGCGAGAAGCCGTTCGGCTGCACCATCTGCGGCCGGGCCTTCACCACTAAGGGCAACCTCAAG TAG
- the SALL3 gene encoding sal-like protein 3 isoform X2 — MSRRKQAKPQHLKSDEELLPPDGAPEHAAPGEGAEDADSGPESRSGGEETSVCEKCCAEFFKWADFLEHQRSCTKLPPVLIVHEDAPAPPPEDFPEPSPASSPSERAESEAAEEAGAEGAEGEARPVEKEAEPMDAEPAGDTRAPRPPPAAPAPPTPAYGAPSTNVTLEALLSTKVAVAQFSQGARAAGGSGAGGGVAAAAVPLILEQLMALQQQQIHQLQLIEQIRSQVALMQRPPPRPSLSPAAAPSAPGPAPSQLPGLAALPLSAGAPAAATAGSGPAAPAAFEGAQPLSRPESGASTPGGPAEPSAPAAPAPAAPAPAPAPQSAASSQPQSASTPPALAPGSLLGAAPGLPSPLLPQTSASGVIFPNPLVSIAATANALDPLSALMKHRKGKPPNVSVFEPKASAEDPFFKHKCRFCAKVFGSDSALQIHLRSHTGERPFKCNICGNRFSTKGNLKVHFQRHKEKYPHIQMNPYPVPEYLDNVPTCSGIPYGMSLPPEKPVTTWLDSKPVLPTVPTSVGLQLPPTVPGAHGYADSPSATPASRSPQRPSPASSECASLSPGLNHVESGVSATAESPQPLLSGPPLTKAEPVSLPCTNTRAGDAPVGAQASAAPTSVDGAPTSLGSPGLPAVSEQFKAQFPFGGLLDSMQTSETSKLQQLVENIDKKMTDPNQCVICHRVLSCQSALKMHYRTHTGERPFKCKICGRAFTTKGNLKTHFGVHRAKPPLRVQHSCPICQKKFTNAVVLQQHIRMHMGGQIPNTPLPEGFQDAMDSELAYDDKNAETLSSYDDDMDENSMEDDAELKDAASDPAKPLLSYAGSCPPSPPSVISSIAALENQMKMIDSVMSCQQLTGLKSVENGSGESDRLSNDSSSAVGDLESRSAGSPALSESSSSQALSPAPSNGESFRSKSPGLGAPEEPQEIPLKTERPDSPGPAPGSGGAPGRAGIKEEAPFSLLFLSRERGPSQSTPSLISSAAPTMIKMEVNGHGKAMALGEGPPLPAGVQVPAGPQTVMGPGLAPMLAPPPRRTPKQHNCQSCGKTFSSASALQIHERTHTGEKPFGCTICGRAFTTKGNLKVHMGTHMWNNAPARRGRRLSVENPMALLGGDALKFSEMFQKDLAARAMNVDPSFWNQYAAAITNGLAMKNNEISVIQNGGIPQLPVSLGGSALPPLGTMASGMDKARTGSSPPIVSLDKASSETAASRPFTRFIEDNKEIGIN, encoded by the exons CCGCCCCGGGGGAAGGTGCGGAGGACGCAGACAGCGGGCCCGAGAGCCGCAGCGGGGGCGAGGAGACCAGCGTGTGCGAGAAATGCTGCGCCGAGTTCTTCAAGTGGGCGGACTTCCTGGAGCACCAGCGGAGCTGCACCAAGCTCCCGCCCGTGCTGATCGTGCACGAGGACGCGCCCGCGCCGCCCCCCGAGGACTTCCCCGAGCCTTCGCCCGCCAGCTCCCCCAGCGAGCGCGCCGAAAGCGAGGCGGCCGAGGAGGCGGGTGCGGAGGGCGCGGAGGGCGAGGCCAGGCCGGTGGAGAAGGAGGCCGAGCCCATGGACGCGGAACCCGCGGGGGACACGCGCGCGCCCCGACCCCCGCCTGCGGCCCCTGCACCCCCAACGCCCGCCTACGGCGCGCCCAGCACCAACGTGACCCTGGAGGCGCTGCTGAGCACCAAGGTGGCGGTGGCGCAGTTCTCGCAGGGCGCGCGCGCGGCGGGCGGCTCGGGCGCAGGTGGCGGCGTGGCAGCTGCAGCCGTGCCCCTGATCCTGGAACAGCTCATggccctgcagcagcagcagatcCACCAGCTGCAGCTCATCGAGCAGATCCGCAGCCAGGTGGCCCTCATGCAGCGCCCGCCGCCGCGGCCCTCACTCAGCCCCGCGGCCGCCCCGAGCGCACCGGGCCCAGCCCCCAGCCAGCTGCCCGGGCTGGCCGCGCTCCCGCTGTCGGCCGGGGCCCCTGCCGCCGCCACCGCGGGCTCGGGCCCCGCCGCCCCGGCCGCCTTCGAGGGCGCACAGCCGCTGTCCCGACCCGAGTCTGGCGCCAGCACCCCCGGCGGCCCTGCCGAGCCCAGCGCGCCCGCCGCCCCTGCCCCCGCTGCCCCCGCCCCGGCACCAGCGCCGCAGAGCGCGGCCTCGTCGCAGCCGCAGAGCGCATCTACGCCGCCTGCCCTGGCCCCGGGGTCCCTGCTGGGCGCGGCGCCCGGCCTGCCAAGTCCGCTTCTACCTCAGACCTCCGCCAGCGGCGTCATCTTCCCCAACCCTCTGGTCAGCATCGCGGCCACGGCCAACGCTCTGGACCCGCTGTCCGCGCTCATGAAGCACCGCAAGGGCAAGCCGCCCAATGTGTCAGTGTTCGAGCCCAAGGCCAGCGCCGAGGACCCGTTCTTCAAGCACAAATGCCGCTTCTGCGCCAAGGTCTTCGGCAGCGACAGCGCGCTCCAGATCCACCTGCGCTCGCACACAGGCGAGCGGCCCTTCAAGTGCAACATCTGCGGGAACCGCTTCTCCACCAAAGGCAACCTGAAGGTGCATTTCCAGAGGCACAAGGAGAAGTACCCCCACATCCAGATGAACCCTTACCCGGTCCCCGAGTACCTGGACAACGTGCCCACCTGCTCGGGCATCCCCTACGGCATGTCGCTGCCCCCCGAGAAGCCCGTGACCACCTGGCTGGACAGCAAGCCTGTGCTGCCCACCGTGCCCACGTCCGTGGGGCTGCAACTGCCGCCCACTGTCCCTGGTGCGCACGGCTACGCGGACTCTCCCAGCGCCACCCCAGCCAGCCGCTCCCCGCAGAGGCCCTCGCCCGCCTCCAGCGAGTGCGCCTCCTTGTCCCCAGGCCTCAACCACGTGGAGTCCGGCGTGTCGGCCACCGCCGAGTCCCCACAGCCGCTCCTCAGCGGGCCGCCCCTCACTAAAGCCGAGCCCGTCAGCCTGCCCTGCACCAACACCAGGGCCGGGGACGCTCCCGTGGGCGCGCAGGCCAGCGCTGCACCCACATCGGTGGACGGCGCACCCACGAGCCTCGGCAGCCCCGGGCTGCCCGCCGTCTCCGAGCAGTTCAAGGCCCAGTTTCCGTTCGGGGGGCTGCTAGACTCGATGCAAACGTCGGAAACCTCGAAGCTGCAGCAGCTGGTGGAGAACATCGACAAGAAGATGACGGACCCGAACCAGTGCGTCATCTGCCACCGGGTGCTGAGCTGCCAGAGCGCGCTGAAGATGCACTACCGGACGCACACGGGGGAGCGGCCGTTCAAGTGCAAAATCTGCGGCCGCGCCTTCACCACCAAGGGCAACCTCAAGACGCACTTCGGCGTGCACCGTGCAAAGCCGCCCCTGCGCGTGCAGCACTCCTGCCCCATCTGCCAGAAGAAGTTCACCAACGCCGTGGTCCTGCAGCAGCACATTCGCATGCACATGGGTGGCCAGATCCCCAACACGCCGCTGCCGGAGGGCTTCCAGGATGCCATGGACTCCGAGCTGGCCTACGACGACAAGAACGCGGAGACCCTGAGCAGCTACGATGACGACATGGACGAGAACTCCATGGAGGACGACGCTGAGCTGAAGGACGCGGCCAGCGACCCGGCCAAGCCACTCCTGTCCTACGCGGGGTCCTGCCCGCCGTCCCCGCCCTCGGTCATCTCCAGCATTGCCGCCCTGGAGAACCAGATGAAGATGATCGACTCGGTCATGAGCTGCCAGCAGCTGACCGGCCTCAAGTCCGTGGAGAATGGGTCCGGGGAGAGTGACCGCCTGAGCAACGACTCCTCGTCGGCCGTGGGCGACCTGGAGAGCCGCAGCGCGGGCAGCCCCGCCCTGTCCGAGTCCTCGTCCTCGCAGGCCCTGTCGCCGGCCCCCAGCAATGGTGAGAGCTTCCGCTCCAAGTCCCCGGGCCTGGGCGCCCCGGAGGAGCCCCAGGAAATCCCACTCAAGACCGAGAGGCCGGACAGCCCGGGCCCCGCCCCGGGCAGCGGAGGCGCCCCTGGCCGCGCGGGCATCAAGGAGGAGGCGCCCTTCAGCCTGCTGTTCCTGAGCAGGGAGCGGG GTCCCAGCCAAAGCACTCCTAGCCTGATCTCCAGCGCCGCACCCACCATGATCAAAATGGAAGTGAATGGTCACGGCAAGGCCATGGCGCTGGGCGAGGGTCCCCCGCTGCCCGCTGGCGTCCAGGTCCCCGCCGGGCCTCAGACAGTGATGGGCCCGGGCCTGGCGCCCATGCTGGCCCCCCCGCCGCGCCGGACGCCCAAGCAGCACAACTGCCAGTCGTGCGGGAAGACCTTCTCCTCGGCCAGCGCCCTGCAGATCCATGAGCGCACGCACACCGGCGAGAAGCCGTTCGGCTGCACCATCTGCGGCCGGGCCTTCACCACTAAGGGCAACCTCAAG GTGCACATGGGGACACACATGTGGAATAACGCCCCCGCGAGACGCGGCCGCCGCCTGTCTGTGGAGAACCCCATGGCTCTCCTAGGGGGTGATGCCCTGAAGTTCTCTGAAATGTTCCAGAAGGACCTGGCCGCTCGGGCAATGAACGTCGACCCCAGTTTTTGGAACCAGTATGCTGCAGCCATCACTAACGGGCTCGCCATGAAGAACAACGAGATCTCCGTCATCCAGAACGGCGGCATCCCCCAGCTCCCCGTGAGTCTTGGGGGCAGCGCCCTCCCCCCTCTGGGCACCATGGCCAGTGGGATGGACAAAGCACGCACTGGCAGTAGCCCACCCATCGTCAGCTTGGACAAAGCAAGCTCAGAAACAGCAGCCAGCCGCCCATTCACGCGGTTTATCGAGGATAACAAGGAGATTGGTATCAACTAG